A genomic region of Alligator mississippiensis isolate rAllMis1 chromosome 6, rAllMis1, whole genome shotgun sequence contains the following coding sequences:
- the CWF19L1 gene encoding CWF19-like protein 1 isoform X5, which produces MNSMDSAELVKQPQDVTENPYRKSRKEAQKAKLLLGAEEEPACQFFFDLSKQQGRKRPSDGKEGRHFQPKQARKPPQPTGPCWFCLASPEVEKHLVVSIGTHCYLALAKGGLSNDHVLILPIGHYQSVVELSSEVVEEVEKYKSALKKFFQSKGKRYVLFERNYRSQHLQLQVIPVSLTCCASEDIKESFIVQAQEQQIELLELPEHSDIKQIAQPGTPYFYVELDTGEKLFHRIKKNFPLQFGREVLASEAILNIPDRADWRQCKSTREEEEALSKAFREDFEPFDFSLLQ; this is translated from the exons ATGAACTCGATGGACTCTGCAGAATTAGTGAAACAACCACAGGATGTCACTGAAAACCCATATCGAAAATCTAGGAAAGAGGCACAGAAGGCAAAGTTGCTCCTAGGTGCAGAG GAAGAACCAGCTTGTCAGTTTTTCTTTGATTTGAGCAAACAGCAAGGAAGGAAGCGGCCCTCagatgggaaggagggaagacATTTCCAGCCCAAACAGGCTAGGAAACCTC CCCAGCCAACGGGTCCTTGCTGGTTTTGCCTTGCCAGCCCTGAGGTTGAGAAGCACTTGGTTGTTAGTATCGGTACACAT tgcTATCTTGCCCTTGCCAAAGGTGGTTTGTCCAATGATCATGTTCTTATTTTACCTATTGGGCATTATCAGTCTGTAGTTGAACTTTCTTCAGAGGTAGTGGAAGAAGTAGAGAAATACAAATCTGCTCTAAAGAAGTTTtttcaaagcaaaggaaaaagatATGTGTTGTTTGAAAGAAATTACAGAAGTCAGCACCTACAATTGCAG GTGATTCCTGTATCACTCACCTGCTGTGCTtctgaagatattaaagagtccTTTATTGTACAAGCACAGGAACAACAGATTGAATTATTAGAACTCCCAGAGCACTCGGACATCAAGCAA ATTGCACAGCCAGGAACACCATATTTTTATGTTGAACTGGATACAGGGGAGAAGCTTTTTCATCGTATTAAGAAAAATTTTCCCTTGCAGTTTGGAAG GGAAGTCCTGGCTAGTGAAGCTATCCTGAATATTCCAGATCGGGCAGACTGGAGGCAGTGCAAGTCCaccagagaagaggaggaggcatTGTCCAAAGCCTTTCGAGAGGACTTTGAACCTTTTGACTTTTCTTTGCTGCAGTAA